CATTAAATTTTTCGACCATAACGGTTTTAAACTTTCCGATGAGACCGAAGGCAAAATTGAAGCGGCGATTTTAAGCGGCAAAATGGAAGAGTCGAGGGTGAGCGCTGAAAAACTCGGAAAAGCTTTTCGTATTGATGATGCCTCCGGCCGTTACATCCAGTTTTTGAAAAATTGTTTCCCCCGCGAAAAATCTTTGGAGCATGTCAAAATCGTTGTCGATTGTGCCAATGGGGCCGCATATCATGTTGCTCCAAACGTTTTAGGAGAACTCGGAGCCACTGTTTATACCCTGTCCGATAAACCCGATGGAACCAATATCAACTTGAATTGCGGTTCTCTGCATCCTGAGAAAATGGCGCAAAAGGTGAAAGAGGTGGGAGCGGTTTGCGGTATTGCGCTGGATGGAGACGCGGATCGCGTGATCATGTGCGATGAAAAAGGTCATGTGCTCGACGGAGATGTTATTTTGGCGCTTTGCGCGTTGCACTGGAAGGAACAGGGTTTGCTCAAAAAAGAAACTCTTGTTGCCACGGTCATGAGCAATCTGGCTCTGGACCACACCATGGAAAAATACGGGATCAAAGTGATTCGCACTCAAGTGGGAGATCGCTACGTATTGGAGACAATGCTCAAAGAAGATTTGAATGTTGGGGGCGAACAATCGGGACATTTAATTTTTTTGGATCAAAATACCACCGGAGACGGTGTGTTGGGGGCACTGCAAGTTTTAACGATCATGCTCGAACAAAACAAACCTCTTTCCGAATTGCGAAAAATTCTGGAACCCTATCCTCAAGTTTTGCTCAACGTGAATGTACGCGAGAAAAAAGATTTTGTTCAGATTCCGGCTATTCAGAAAATGATTGATGATGCCAAAATGGTGATTGGTAATAAGGGAAGAGTTTTCGTCCGCTATTCCGGGACCGAAAATATCGCGCGTGTGATGGTGGAAGGGGAAGATGCAACAAAAATCAAAAGTTTGGCCGACAATATCCGGAATGCCATTCAAAACAATTTGGGAGTGCGAGGAGCGTAATAAATATGACAAGACTCGGTGTGAATATCGATCATGTTGCAACGCTTCGTCAAACCCGTAAAACGCGTTATCCAAATCCCATTGCCGCGGCCGCATTGGTTGAAAAGGCGAAGGCGGATCAGATTACCGTTCACCTTCGCGAAGACCGACGGCATATTCAAGACAGAGATGTAGAAGAACTGCGCCAAAAAATCGGCATTGCTCTGAATTTGGAAATGGCCGCCACGCAGGAAATGCTGAAGATTGCCTGCCGGATCAAACCCGATATTGTGACGCTGGTTCCCGAGCGCCGGCAGGAGCTCACCACCGAAGGGGGACTTGACGCGGAAAAACTGGAAGCCTCTCTGACTCCCGCCATTCAAAATATGAAACAGGAGGGAATAGAGGTGAGTCTTTTTATCGAACCCAATTTAAAACAGATCGAAACGGCTGTTCGATTGGGGGTGGATCGTGTTGAATTTCATACGGGCCGTTACAGCGGGCTGTCGGATAAAAAAGAATTTCAGAAAGAGTTGGCGCGCATCAAAGAGGCAACCCAATTTGCAGTCGAAGCCGGTTTATTTGTTGCGGCCGGACACGGATTGAATTACGACAATATCGAAGACATTGCTAGACAGATTCCCGAAATTGAGGAATACAACATAGGTCACAGCATCATCTCGCGAGCTGTTTTTGTGGGGTTGGAAAACGCGGTTCGGGAAATGAAAGAAATTTTGGAGGAAGTGAAAAAAAAATGATTTTAGGTATTGGTGTCGATCTGGTCGATGTTGCGCGCGTGGAAGCCATCATCTTTCG
This Deltaproteobacteria bacterium DNA region includes the following protein-coding sequences:
- a CDS encoding phosphoglucosamine mutase — protein: MAKNVIFGTDGVRGRANRTPMDSEMALQLGRAAAHVLRNGDHRHRIVIGKDTRLSGYMLETALASGITSAGTDVLLVGPLPTPGVAFIAKSMRADAGVVISGSHNDYRDNGIKFFDHNGFKLSDETEGKIEAAILSGKMEESRVSAEKLGKAFRIDDASGRYIQFLKNCFPREKSLEHVKIVVDCANGAAYHVAPNVLGELGATVYTLSDKPDGTNINLNCGSLHPEKMAQKVKEVGAVCGIALDGDADRVIMCDEKGHVLDGDVILALCALHWKEQGLLKKETLVATVMSNLALDHTMEKYGIKVIRTQVGDRYVLETMLKEDLNVGGEQSGHLIFLDQNTTGDGVLGALQVLTIMLEQNKPLSELRKILEPYPQVLLNVNVREKKDFVQIPAIQKMIDDAKMVIGNKGRVFVRYSGTENIARVMVEGEDATKIKSLADNIRNAIQNNLGVRGA
- a CDS encoding pyridoxine 5'-phosphate synthase, whose amino-acid sequence is MTRLGVNIDHVATLRQTRKTRYPNPIAAAALVEKAKADQITVHLREDRRHIQDRDVEELRQKIGIALNLEMAATQEMLKIACRIKPDIVTLVPERRQELTTEGGLDAEKLEASLTPAIQNMKQEGIEVSLFIEPNLKQIETAVRLGVDRVEFHTGRYSGLSDKKEFQKELARIKEATQFAVEAGLFVAAGHGLNYDNIEDIARQIPEIEEYNIGHSIISRAVFVGLENAVREMKEILEEVKKK